The Sinomicrobium kalidii region CAATAACCGGGTAATGGTCTGAAGCAAATCGTTCTCCCCGTTGAATGTCGAGCACGTGGTGTTTGTATATTTTTATATTTCCCTTAAAGAAAATGTAGTCTATCACGTGATGCTTTTCCGGGTCGGGATTGATTTTCCAGCCGTTAAAAGTGAAATCCGGGCCATAGCTTTTTTCGGCCTTTTCAGAAGTATTGAAAATGTCCTCATCGGCATCCATTACACCGTAGGCTTCGGAGTCGGGAGTGGAGTTGAAATCCCCGGTAATAAAAGCGGGGAGGTTTCCGGCAATTTTCTTTACCTTCGAAGCGATCAGCTTTGCACTTTCTCTACGGGCCTGTTCGCCTTTATGGTCAAAATGGGTATTGAAGAAGAAGAAAATCTTTCCCGTGTTCCTGTCCCTGAATTTTGCCCAGGTTACGATACGCGGCAGGGCGGCATCCCAGCCGACGGATCCCACTTTTTCAGGAGTGTCGGACAACCAGAAAGTTTCGTTTTGAAGCAGTTCGAAACGATCTTTCCGGTAGAGAATGGGGGAAAATTCGCCCTTGGTCCTGCCGTCGTCCCTTGCCACACCTACATAGGCGTATTCCGGTAAAAGAGACAGGAGGTCCTTTAACTGGCTGTGGAGCACTTCCTGAGCGCCGACAATATCGCCTTCAAAGAACGAAATGCTTTCGGCAAGCCATTCCCTGCGGTGTTCCCAGGTGTTAATACCGTCGCCCGGATTGGCGTAGCGGATATTGTAAGAAAAAACAGTAAGCGTGGAATCGCGCTGTACAACAGGATTTCCCCGTGTAGCTTGCAGGAGAAACAGGCTGCAAAGTAATACAATGGTCTTTTTCATGGTTTTATTGGTCTCAATTTTAGGTTTAAAACCCTGCTCCCGATCCCGATATCTATCGGGATAACCGGGATTATTGCAGTGACTTTAGTTTCTATAAATTTTTTGTGTTATTCTATGGTTATTAGGTTACTGAGTTATTGAGTGTAGACTAAATACCCCAGTAACCATGGCAATTTCATTGCCTTTCTAAACCTCTGGACTTGCAGTCCATAAGTCTAGTTTTTTACGGAAAACCATCCTTACCGTTATAACCGCATGGATGGTGATTGAAATTCTCTATACAAATCTAAATAATAAGTGGTGAATTATTTCACGCTTTTGATGGTTACCATCCGGGATTTTGTTCCAGGTTAGGATTTAGTTGTAACTCTACCCTTGGAATAGGATAAAGATAATCTTTATTTTCGTCAAACGTACGATTGTTGAAATCCGGGTGCGGATCAATGAGGTTGTTTCCATCCAGAAAAACATCCGAACCTATTTTCAGGTATTGCACGCCATCAGTCTGGTTCCCTGGAGCGTCACCTTCATAAAGTACAATATCGATATCCCCGTCGCCTTCCAGATCGTATTCTCCCGCACCGGGAAGGTAAAGGCCCCGGAGCGGGCGGGTCAGTTTCCCGCCTTCTTTCCATCTTACGATATCGTCCCACCGGAAATCTTCCATATACAGTTCTATACGTCGTTCCCTGCGTATTTCCAGGATAACGCCCTTATTTTCCCCGCTCACATTAACGTACTGCGCTTCTATAAAGGGATCGGGATCGGCATTGGCCGCTGCCATTTGTATATTGGGCATACCCACGCGGTCGCGGATGGGCTTTATGGAAATATCCAGGTCGCCCTGTGTCAGGATTCCCAGTTCTGCTCTGGCTTCTGCATAGTTAAGAAGGACTTCGGCATAACGGAACAGCGGAAGGTCTGTGATCGACTCGTCATAGGTGTCATACCGGGGCTCGTTTACGTATTTTATGGGCTGGTATCCCGTAACCGTGGCTCCCATATTAGGAGGAAGTGTGATGCTTTCCCCCAACCGGGTATAACCGGGCGCCCTTACGGTTTGCGACAAACGGGGGTCCCTGCCGGTCATTTCTTCTGTGAACGGTATGGTGTTGTAACCGGGAGTATCGGTAAAACGGGAACCGTCGGCATTGAGATAGCTGTTTACCAGGTCTTTGGGCATTCCGGGCCTTCCGTAGGAAGATGTGGTCATGTAATAATTGGCCTTGTGGTCCACGCCCTGAGCAGTGATAAACTGCCTTGCCAGTATCATTTCGTCGGTGATAGCATCGTGCGAAGCAAAAAACAGCATGTAATCCTGTTCCGTATTACCAGTGCTGTAGATTTTATAAGGCGAATCGTTTATCATCTGTTCTGCAGCCTGGTAAGCAGCGGTGAGGTATTTTTCATAACCGTCCGTGCCCCGGTATTTCATATATGTACCTTCGTAAAGGCCTACCCTTGATTTCAGGGCAAGGGCCGTCCACTTGGTGATCCGGAACGCTTCTGTATTGTCGTTCAGGTTTTCAATAGCAAAGTCCAGGTCTTCCAGTATTTTATCCGTAATAAATTCCCTGGAATCCCTTGCCTGTTGCAAAGCTTCTTCATCCGTAGGGTCAATGGTTTGTTCATACCAGGGCACATCACCAAAACGTCTTACCTTGTCGAAATAAAACCAGGCCCTGAAAAACCGGGCCACACCGCCAAAGTGTTTTTTGGCAGATTCGTCCTGGCATTTCTCATAATTTTCCAGGAAATAGTTGATGTCCCGGAGGTATTCCCAGGACCAGCCGCCTCCAGTAGTAGGAACGATCCGTGCACCTCGCATCTCCTCGCTCAGGGATGTTTGTATGATGTTATCGGCAACCCGGTCGCCGTTATAGATGCCTTCTTCGGGAAACATCCTGTAGAAATTATTGGTGTATAGTTCGAGGTCACTGGCCTTGACAAAAAAGTTTTCGGGAGAAACATCGGAAACAGGGTCCCTGTCCAGAAGATCGTTGTCACAGCTCCATGTAACCAGTATAAGCAACAGTATTGTGTTTATTTTTTTCATCGTACTAAGGGTTAAAATTCAAGAGATAATCCTAACGAATATGTTTTTAAGAACGGATAAGTCTGCGCCCGGGCCCGTTCGTCGGCCGTGGAGGAATCGTTAAAATCGAGGTCGCTGCTTGTGGCTTCGGGGTCGATGTATTCTGTAAGCCCGGAAAAAGTAAACAGGTTTTCCCCGCTGAAATAGAAGC contains the following coding sequences:
- a CDS encoding endonuclease/exonuclease/phosphatase family protein, with translation MKKTIVLLCSLFLLQATRGNPVVQRDSTLTVFSYNIRYANPGDGINTWEHRREWLAESISFFEGDIVGAQEVLHSQLKDLLSLLPEYAYVGVARDDGRTKGEFSPILYRKDRFELLQNETFWLSDTPEKVGSVGWDAALPRIVTWAKFRDRNTGKIFFFFNTHFDHKGEQARRESAKLIASKVKKIAGNLPAFITGDFNSTPDSEAYGVMDADEDIFNTSEKAEKSYGPDFTFNGWKINPDPEKHHVIDYIFFKGNIKIYKHHVLDIQRGERFASDHYPVIVKAKL
- a CDS encoding RagB/SusD family nutrient uptake outer membrane protein — translated: MKKINTILLLILVTWSCDNDLLDRDPVSDVSPENFFVKASDLELYTNNFYRMFPEEGIYNGDRVADNIIQTSLSEEMRGARIVPTTGGGWSWEYLRDINYFLENYEKCQDESAKKHFGGVARFFRAWFYFDKVRRFGDVPWYEQTIDPTDEEALQQARDSREFITDKILEDLDFAIENLNDNTEAFRITKWTALALKSRVGLYEGTYMKYRGTDGYEKYLTAAYQAAEQMINDSPYKIYSTGNTEQDYMLFFASHDAITDEMILARQFITAQGVDHKANYYMTTSSYGRPGMPKDLVNSYLNADGSRFTDTPGYNTIPFTEEMTGRDPRLSQTVRAPGYTRLGESITLPPNMGATVTGYQPIKYVNEPRYDTYDESITDLPLFRYAEVLLNYAEARAELGILTQGDLDISIKPIRDRVGMPNIQMAAANADPDPFIEAQYVNVSGENKGVILEIRRERRIELYMEDFRWDDIVRWKEGGKLTRPLRGLYLPGAGEYDLEGDGDIDIVLYEGDAPGNQTDGVQYLKIGSDVFLDGNNLIDPHPDFNNRTFDENKDYLYPIPRVELQLNPNLEQNPGW